A region of Ignatzschineria larvae DSM 13226 DNA encodes the following proteins:
- the lnt gene encoding apolipoprotein N-acyltransferase translates to MKDNALKEGNRMSVKKGFIIMIALLLGALMPLGFAPFSLSLIVPLALVALLQLTVSQPPRFSALLGLLFGFGFFAWGIFWVRISLVQFGGAPLALGSFVALLLALYLALYYSLLLYITKRLGKWLQVVSKTQESTLSTSKPEKYSRSSLIAFAIQYGLIFPLVGVLLEYLRSNLFSGFPWLALGYSFTDLPVATWLFPQMGALMASFWVYWIAGLLFLLLRALWGKQFLLYLFPSIMGGVIVALLMVILSTISTPIERGNEKIQVALVQGNIPQEMKFSQAQYQAIIRRYYQLTEKVAPKVDLIIWPETAIPGIYEDDFSLSTVLRDLSAESGSTIVTGVFSTEGAQIRNSIVAYGADSSSDQLYHKVHLVPFGEYIPFRSLLSLFGNMIEIPFADLSEGTMMQKPLSFMTAQGRFQGGSSICYEAVFGDEARLMGRESDFLINVSNDAWFGDSIGPWQHFQITRARAIELQKEMVRSTNNGITAWISSNGQVKAMLPQFQEGTLEVAVTPIRGMTAYACFGDLFWSVSFLLLLSLTMLIGRSYCRKLIARN, encoded by the coding sequence ATGAAGGATAACGCTTTGAAAGAGGGTAACAGGATGAGTGTCAAAAAGGGATTTATAATAATGATTGCGCTTCTGTTGGGCGCTTTAATGCCATTGGGATTTGCACCTTTTTCGTTGTCGCTTATTGTGCCTCTAGCATTAGTGGCACTTTTACAATTAACAGTGTCTCAACCCCCCCGTTTTAGCGCACTATTGGGGCTCTTATTTGGCTTTGGCTTTTTTGCTTGGGGAATTTTCTGGGTGCGAATTAGTCTAGTGCAATTTGGAGGAGCACCCTTAGCGCTTGGATCGTTTGTGGCACTACTGCTGGCACTCTATCTCGCGCTCTATTATAGTTTGTTACTCTATATCACAAAGCGATTAGGCAAGTGGTTACAAGTTGTTTCTAAAACTCAAGAATCGACGCTGAGCACTTCAAAACCAGAGAAATATTCAAGAAGCTCGTTAATCGCATTTGCCATACAATATGGTCTTATTTTCCCGCTTGTCGGTGTGTTATTAGAGTATCTACGTAGTAACCTCTTTTCCGGATTTCCTTGGTTAGCCTTAGGCTATAGTTTTACTGATCTTCCCGTTGCAACGTGGCTCTTCCCACAAATGGGGGCGCTGATGGCAAGCTTTTGGGTTTACTGGATTGCCGGATTGCTCTTCTTATTATTGCGGGCTTTATGGGGGAAACAGTTTCTGCTCTATCTTTTCCCAAGTATTATGGGTGGCGTGATCGTTGCCTTATTGATGGTGATCCTCTCTACTATTTCAACGCCGATTGAACGAGGGAATGAAAAGATTCAGGTTGCCTTGGTGCAGGGTAATATTCCGCAAGAGATGAAATTTAGCCAAGCGCAATATCAAGCGATTATTCGGCGTTATTACCAACTAACAGAAAAAGTCGCACCGAAAGTTGATTTAATCATTTGGCCAGAAACGGCGATCCCGGGAATTTATGAAGATGATTTTTCGTTATCGACGGTATTGCGAGATCTCTCTGCAGAGTCAGGGAGTACGATTGTCACAGGGGTTTTCTCAACGGAAGGGGCTCAAATTCGCAACTCTATAGTGGCTTATGGTGCAGATAGCAGTAGTGATCAGCTCTATCATAAAGTGCATTTAGTCCCTTTTGGCGAATATATTCCTTTTCGTTCACTATTAAGTCTCTTTGGCAATATGATTGAAATTCCTTTCGCGGATCTGTCGGAAGGAACGATGATGCAAAAACCGCTCTCGTTTATGACGGCACAAGGCCGCTTCCAAGGAGGGAGTTCGATCTGTTATGAAGCAGTTTTTGGAGATGAGGCGCGTTTAATGGGGCGAGAGTCGGATTTCTTAATCAATGTCAGTAACGATGCTTGGTTTGGGGATTCCATTGGTCCTTGGCAACATTTTCAAATTACTCGCGCTCGGGCGATTGAGTTACAGAAAGAGATGGTGCGTTCTACTAATAATGGGATTACCGCTTGGATTAGCTCTAATGGGCAAGTGAAAGCGATGTTACCGCAATTTCAAGAGGGTACATTAGAAGTCGCCGTAACGCCGATACGCGGAATGACTGCTTATGCATGTTTTGGGGATCTATTTTGGAGTGTCAGTTTTCTACTGCTCTTAAGTCTTACGATGTTGATAGGGCGCTCTTATTGCCGGAAATTAATCGCTAGAAACTAA
- a CDS encoding DUF2069 domain-containing protein — protein sequence MRPIVPISRISTLVAYFGLFFFTIYCIVSNRIYPDQPRIFLIIGLLMPLVFPARGLLRARRFTHAWTSFLSLFYLVAATDIWVSGHPAIGSIYFLLTVILFISCILYARYSPLPFRE from the coding sequence ATGCGCCCAATTGTTCCTATTTCAAGAATTTCCACCTTAGTGGCTTACTTCGGCCTCTTCTTTTTTACGATTTACTGCATTGTGAGTAACCGAATCTATCCAGATCAGCCTCGGATTTTCTTGATTATTGGACTACTGATGCCTCTTGTATTCCCGGCAAGAGGGTTATTACGCGCTCGTCGCTTTACCCACGCTTGGACAAGCTTCCTCTCGCTCTTCTACCTTGTCGCTGCAACTGATATTTGGGTTTCAGGTCATCCGGCCATTGGTAGCATCTACTTTCTCTTAACGGTTATTCTCTTTATCAGCTGCATTCTCTATGCGAGATATTCACCCCTTCCTTTTCGAGAGTAG
- the mutM gene encoding bifunctional DNA-formamidopyrimidine glycosylase/DNA-(apurinic or apyrimidinic site) lyase, translating to MPELPEVETVRAGISPHLVGAKIGAIEIRNDRLRYPIPKAIESLYGAEIMAIERRAKYLILYTEKHKILIHLGMSGAIRIVENESDLEWQKHDHFIMQMDNDRLMVYHDPRRFGFILLYDREATIPFLEKLAPEPLSDTFSADYLFAKLNGRTRPIKSVVMDQAFVVGAGNIYANESLFMAGIHPERPANNLNREEVKRLVSAIKAVLTRAITQGGTTLKDFTTPDGHPGYFAQELLVYGQKGQPCALCQTPIERIVLGNRATYFCPQCQK from the coding sequence ATGCCAGAATTACCTGAAGTTGAAACCGTCCGAGCCGGTATTTCCCCGCATCTAGTAGGGGCAAAAATTGGCGCGATAGAGATTCGCAATGATCGTTTGCGGTATCCTATTCCTAAAGCGATAGAATCCCTCTATGGCGCGGAGATTATGGCAATTGAACGGCGGGCGAAATATCTCATTCTCTATACCGAGAAGCATAAAATTTTGATTCATCTTGGAATGTCTGGCGCGATTCGCATTGTTGAGAATGAGAGTGATCTTGAGTGGCAAAAGCACGATCATTTTATTATGCAGATGGATAACGATCGGTTGATGGTGTATCACGATCCTCGGCGGTTTGGTTTTATTCTGCTCTACGATCGAGAGGCAACGATCCCTTTCTTAGAAAAGTTAGCCCCCGAACCATTGAGTGATACTTTTTCTGCAGATTATCTCTTTGCTAAATTAAACGGTCGAACAAGGCCGATTAAATCTGTAGTAATGGATCAAGCTTTTGTCGTGGGTGCCGGGAATATTTATGCGAATGAATCTCTCTTTATGGCGGGTATTCATCCTGAGCGTCCGGCGAATAATTTGAATAGAGAGGAAGTTAAACGTTTAGTGTCGGCGATTAAAGCGGTATTAACTCGGGCGATTACTCAAGGAGGAACGACCCTGAAAGATTTCACAACGCCGGATGGTCATCCGGGCTATTTTGCCCAAGAGTTATTAGTATATGGGCAAAAAGGGCAACCTTGTGCACTTTGCCAAACGCCTATTGAGCGAATCGTGCTTGGCAATCGAGCCACCTATTTCTGCCCTCAATGTCAGAAATAA
- the hpf gene encoding ribosome hibernation-promoting factor, HPF/YfiA family translates to MNVNLTGHGLELTDGLRARVDEKFSKLERFSDHITGAHVVLSIKDKQQAAEITLNIAKGKDLHAEAISEDMYQSIDELAGKIERQLLKQKEKAMTAERKQGQEIRQEEEEV, encoded by the coding sequence ATGAATGTTAATTTAACAGGTCATGGTTTAGAGTTAACGGATGGACTTCGTGCACGAGTAGATGAGAAGTTTTCAAAACTTGAACGTTTTAGTGATCATATTACCGGCGCACACGTCGTTTTGAGCATTAAAGATAAACAACAAGCTGCCGAAATTACACTGAATATTGCGAAGGGTAAAGATTTACATGCCGAGGCAATTAGTGAAGATATGTATCAATCAATTGATGAACTAGCCGGTAAAATTGAGCGTCAACTGCTCAAACAGAAAGAGAAAGCAATGACCGCTGAGCGTAAGCAAGGACAAGAGATTCGTCAAGAAGAGGAAGAAGTATAA
- the murD gene encoding UDP-N-acetylmuramoyl-L-alanine--D-glutamate ligase yields the protein MFPADAKHLVVGFGITGLSIVKALKVLNVKHIWALDSRENPPNYAEIAPLCEETAVGGFSTALLDQCDYLWLSPGVALATPELQSTLVRLPQSHIGGDIELFARLVEENIIAITGTNGKSTVTTLLGAIFAETGYDLYVGGNLGLPALELWLKYQSRDQTDLREPLFILELSSFQLETTTSLKADVGVLLNLSPDHLDRYRDYEHYITSKFRLFAQSNNIMIPAGSTAIEADLMAGMADHRYQFELGKDSIYRFALTDRSASDNDNEQVDYWADLESKMIISREGERVSFRGSHLGGLHNVLNMIAATGAAEIFGASLKAIETGITNYQPLAHRTVKVRTLDGVTYYNDSKATNISSTEAAILGFPERKWVILGGVTKGQDFSILETLLTHNVAGVALIGADYSTILPHIPKSILCFKSDTLTQAVKDIRQEAAVGDIVLFSPACASFDQFRGFEHRGEVFETLIQTL from the coding sequence ATGTTCCCTGCAGATGCGAAACATCTTGTGGTCGGATTTGGTATCACCGGCCTCTCTATCGTTAAAGCCCTAAAAGTCTTAAATGTAAAACATATTTGGGCACTTGATTCTCGGGAGAACCCGCCTAATTATGCTGAAATTGCACCATTGTGTGAGGAGACTGCTGTCGGTGGTTTTTCAACGGCATTATTAGATCAATGTGATTATCTCTGGTTAAGCCCCGGCGTTGCACTAGCAACTCCTGAGCTACAATCAACCTTAGTGCGTTTGCCACAATCGCATATTGGGGGCGATATAGAGTTATTCGCCCGCTTAGTAGAAGAGAATATCATTGCCATTACCGGCACGAATGGAAAGAGTACGGTGACCACGCTGTTAGGCGCTATCTTTGCTGAAACGGGTTATGATCTCTATGTGGGTGGGAATCTCGGGCTTCCGGCACTAGAGCTTTGGCTTAAGTATCAATCTCGAGATCAAACAGATCTACGGGAACCCCTCTTTATCTTAGAGTTATCGAGTTTTCAGTTGGAAACCACAACGAGTCTTAAAGCCGATGTGGGCGTATTGCTCAATCTATCGCCGGATCATCTCGACCGCTATCGTGATTATGAGCACTATATTACCTCTAAGTTTAGACTCTTTGCCCAGTCAAATAATATTATGATCCCTGCCGGAAGTACCGCTATCGAAGCGGATCTTATGGCAGGAATGGCAGATCATCGTTATCAGTTTGAATTAGGCAAAGATTCAATCTATCGCTTTGCGCTGACAGATAGATCGGCAAGCGATAATGATAATGAGCAAGTCGATTATTGGGCAGATTTAGAATCGAAAATGATTATTAGCAGAGAAGGGGAGCGAGTGAGTTTCCGGGGGAGCCATTTAGGCGGTTTACATAATGTCCTCAATATGATTGCGGCGACCGGAGCGGCTGAGATTTTTGGTGCGTCTCTCAAAGCCATTGAGACAGGAATTACAAACTATCAACCGCTTGCTCATAGAACTGTTAAAGTGCGTACCCTTGATGGTGTGACTTATTACAATGATTCAAAGGCGACGAATATCTCTTCTACGGAAGCTGCGATTTTAGGATTTCCGGAGCGTAAGTGGGTTATTTTAGGAGGCGTCACGAAAGGTCAAGATTTCTCGATCTTAGAAACATTATTAACGCATAATGTGGCAGGTGTTGCATTGATTGGTGCGGATTATTCTACGATTTTGCCCCATATTCCAAAGAGTATTCTCTGTTTTAAGAGCGATACATTAACGCAAGCAGTCAAGGATATTCGGCAAGAGGCGGCTGTAGGTGATATTGTCTTATTCTCACCGGCCTGTGCTAGCTTCGATCAATTCAGAGGATTTGAACATCGCGGTGAAGTGTTTGAGACATTAATTCAGACATTATAG
- the ftsW gene encoding putative lipid II flippase FtsW: MKNALPSKIHTDPWLLVTTVIFLLIGLMMVTTASGYIAEYYGLSPYHYGIRQLMYIAIGIIVGGFIYIKVDLVLWYRLTPILMIITIICLILVLIPGIGREVNGALRWIPISVFNFQPAEVAKFSIVMYIASYLHRHKETIDVRATALIIPLVVMGFLGILLLLEPDFGSTVIIFVIGLGLLFIAGVSIWQFLCVLVPTLGVMAFVVLTSPYRRARLSGFMNPWDDPYNQGYQLANSLIAIGRGKLSGVGIGESMSKLGYLPEAHTDFIFSIYAEEFGFFGVVILVFLYLAFVYRTFDIGRRAEELKRYFAAYISYGIGFWFGTQALIHMCVASGLLPTKGLTLPLISYGGSSIVMMLIALSVLFKVDRFVQTEELVDYQKKQARKAEQALTESNIKVGLK, encoded by the coding sequence TTGAAAAACGCATTACCTTCAAAAATTCATACCGATCCGTGGTTATTAGTAACGACGGTTATCTTCTTGCTGATTGGACTGATGATGGTGACAACCGCATCAGGTTATATTGCTGAGTATTACGGTTTATCGCCATATCATTATGGTATACGCCAATTAATGTATATTGCGATAGGGATTATTGTGGGGGGCTTTATCTATATTAAGGTAGATTTGGTTCTTTGGTATCGATTAACACCCATTTTAATGATCATTACTATTATTTGTTTAATATTGGTGCTGATTCCCGGAATTGGACGAGAGGTGAATGGCGCATTGCGTTGGATTCCTATTTCGGTTTTTAACTTTCAGCCTGCCGAGGTCGCTAAGTTCTCTATTGTGATGTATATTGCCTCCTATCTTCATCGGCATAAGGAGACGATTGATGTGAGGGCTACTGCACTGATTATTCCGCTTGTGGTGATGGGGTTTCTCGGTATTTTGCTGCTATTAGAACCTGATTTTGGTTCAACTGTGATCATCTTTGTGATTGGTTTAGGACTACTCTTTATTGCGGGCGTGAGTATCTGGCAATTCTTATGTGTTTTAGTGCCAACTTTAGGTGTGATGGCATTTGTTGTTTTGACATCCCCTTATCGCCGAGCGCGCTTATCAGGTTTTATGAATCCCTGGGATGATCCTTATAATCAAGGTTATCAGTTGGCTAATTCACTTATTGCCATTGGTCGAGGCAAGCTCTCTGGTGTCGGTATTGGAGAGAGTATGTCAAAACTAGGTTATCTCCCTGAGGCCCACACGGATTTTATATTTTCCATTTATGCTGAAGAATTTGGTTTTTTTGGCGTTGTGATCCTTGTGTTCCTCTATCTTGCTTTTGTCTATCGGACTTTTGATATAGGACGCAGGGCAGAAGAACTTAAACGATATTTTGCGGCTTATATCTCTTATGGCATTGGTTTCTGGTTTGGTACGCAAGCGTTGATTCATATGTGTGTAGCTTCAGGCTTATTGCCGACTAAAGGATTAACTCTCCCACTTATTAGTTACGGAGGATCCAGTATTGTCATGATGTTGATCGCGTTGAGTGTATTGTTTAAGGTCGATCGCTTTGTGCAAACTGAAGAATTAGTAGACTACCAGAAAAAACAAGCGAGAAAAGCAGAGCAAGCGCTTACTGAATCGAATATTAAAGTAGGTCTGAAATGA
- the murG gene encoding undecaprenyldiphospho-muramoylpentapeptide beta-N-acetylglucosaminyltransferase, with protein sequence MNVIERDPLQLDATKGNIVIMAGGTGGHIFPGLAVAEDLKQAGYNIYWLGANGLETRLVPQHGLPLHSLSIKGLRGNGIAGWLKAPFILLKAVREAKGFLKEINPVCVVGFGGFAAAPGGIAARLLRIPLVIHEQNAEPGLVNRLLSRLSQRNLAAFNQKLPNALVVGNPIRASLLALPDYRERYESRGNEPLRILVFGGSQGARILNQLMQQFAEEELSDQFEIWHQTGSAFYEAHKEDDCFNRENYRLTPFIENMDEAYSWADLVICRAGALTVSEILAVHVASCFIPFAKAVDDHQTKNAQAVADIGGAFLYSESEMNVSVLEQLLTSFTREKASEMASKTEILAKPEATKKIVSEIQKVIAS encoded by the coding sequence ATGAATGTAATAGAGCGAGATCCACTACAACTAGATGCGACGAAAGGTAATATTGTCATTATGGCCGGTGGAACAGGGGGGCATATCTTCCCTGGTTTAGCTGTTGCTGAAGATTTGAAGCAAGCGGGATACAATATCTATTGGCTAGGGGCAAATGGTTTAGAAACGCGTCTTGTCCCTCAACATGGATTACCCTTACACTCACTCAGCATTAAAGGGCTACGAGGGAATGGTATTGCCGGATGGTTAAAAGCGCCTTTTATTCTTTTAAAAGCGGTGCGTGAAGCAAAAGGTTTCCTTAAAGAGATTAATCCTGTTTGTGTTGTCGGATTCGGCGGTTTTGCAGCAGCACCAGGCGGTATCGCTGCAAGATTATTGAGGATTCCGTTAGTAATTCATGAGCAAAATGCCGAGCCGGGATTAGTGAATCGTCTACTCTCTCGATTAAGTCAGCGTAATCTTGCTGCCTTTAATCAAAAATTGCCGAATGCATTAGTGGTGGGTAACCCTATCAGAGCCTCTCTTTTAGCATTGCCGGATTATCGTGAGCGTTATGAATCAAGGGGAAACGAGCCTTTACGCATTTTAGTTTTTGGTGGGTCACAAGGGGCACGTATTTTAAATCAATTGATGCAACAGTTTGCAGAAGAAGAACTTTCAGATCAGTTTGAAATTTGGCATCAAACAGGCTCAGCATTCTATGAAGCGCATAAAGAAGATGATTGTTTCAATCGCGAGAATTATCGTTTAACCCCCTTTATTGAAAATATGGATGAAGCTTATAGTTGGGCTGATCTCGTGATTTGTCGAGCGGGCGCATTGACTGTCTCTGAAATTTTAGCAGTGCATGTCGCTAGCTGTTTTATCCCTTTTGCAAAGGCTGTAGATGATCATCAAACTAAAAATGCACAGGCCGTTGCGGATATTGGAGGCGCTTTTCTCTATTCCGAATCAGAGATGAATGTGTCAGTATTAGAGCAACTTTTAACATCATTTACTCGTGAAAAAGCCTCAGAGATGGCGAGTAAAACAGAAATTTTAGCAAAACCTGAAGCAACTAAGAAGATTGTTTCAGAAATTCAAAAGGTTATAGCGTCATGA
- the murC gene encoding UDP-N-acetylmuramate--L-alanine ligase translates to MNHKSYICPTDMRRVERIHFVGIGGSGMCGIAEVLLNLGYEVTGSDIAGSPVVEHLIDLGALVWIGHDKAHALGADVVVVSTAVKEDNPEVISAKEARIPIIQRAQMLGELMRFRYGIAVAGTHGKTTTTSLLASILDEAGLDPTYVIGGRLNSSNVNARLGLGQYLVAEADESDASFLHLHPMSAIITNIDQDHMSTYGGDIENLRKTFIEFLHLLPFYGLAVLCIDNEEVANLVPRIHRPIITYGEAEGADYQLLRYESKGMQTCFELKMPNGTSEFTVALPGKYSVLNSIAAIAIANDLGVPHPAIRRALRRFKGIGRRFQFHPSVPLKAGGNVEVMEDYGHHPTEIRAVYEALTTAYPEKRIVVAFQPHRHSRTAELYDEFVEVLSTINTVLVTDIYGVRETPIAGISGEQLAKDVATKGGNQTLFVGSIDNIRDQYATIAQEGDLIVMMGAGNIGGIAANFYKGGAL, encoded by the coding sequence ATGAATCATAAAAGTTATATTTGTCCTACCGATATGCGCCGCGTTGAGCGAATCCATTTTGTGGGAATCGGTGGATCAGGAATGTGTGGGATTGCAGAAGTACTCCTCAATCTTGGGTATGAAGTAACCGGTTCAGATATCGCCGGTTCACCGGTTGTTGAACATCTTATCGATTTGGGTGCACTCGTTTGGATAGGGCATGATAAGGCGCACGCTTTAGGTGCCGATGTTGTTGTGGTATCCACAGCAGTTAAAGAGGATAATCCTGAAGTCATTAGTGCGAAAGAAGCACGTATTCCTATTATTCAACGCGCTCAAATGCTCGGAGAGTTAATGCGTTTTCGCTATGGGATCGCTGTTGCCGGAACACATGGTAAAACAACGACAACAAGCCTTCTTGCCTCGATCTTAGATGAAGCAGGGCTTGATCCTACTTATGTAATTGGTGGTCGTTTAAATAGCTCAAATGTAAACGCACGTTTAGGGTTAGGGCAATATCTTGTAGCTGAAGCAGATGAGTCAGATGCTTCATTCTTGCATCTTCATCCGATGTCAGCGATTATTACCAATATCGATCAAGATCATATGAGTACCTATGGTGGTGATATTGAGAATTTGCGAAAGACTTTTATTGAATTCTTACACTTACTGCCATTTTATGGTTTAGCAGTACTCTGTATCGATAATGAAGAAGTGGCGAATTTAGTGCCGCGGATTCATCGCCCGATCATTACTTATGGTGAAGCAGAAGGCGCTGATTATCAACTATTGCGCTATGAATCGAAAGGCATGCAAACCTGCTTTGAGCTTAAGATGCCTAATGGTACAAGTGAATTTACGGTGGCGCTTCCTGGTAAATATAGTGTGTTAAATAGTATTGCTGCGATTGCTATTGCCAATGATTTAGGGGTGCCACATCCCGCTATTCGCCGCGCACTTCGCCGTTTTAAAGGGATTGGTCGGCGTTTTCAGTTCCACCCTTCAGTTCCACTTAAAGCAGGTGGCAATGTGGAGGTGATGGAAGATTATGGTCATCATCCAACCGAAATTCGAGCAGTATATGAAGCGTTGACTACGGCTTATCCGGAGAAGCGGATTGTTGTTGCGTTCCAGCCACATCGCCATTCTCGTACAGCAGAACTCTATGATGAATTTGTAGAGGTCTTATCAACGATTAATACGGTTTTAGTTACAGATATCTATGGCGTACGGGAAACACCGATAGCAGGTATTAGTGGCGAACAATTAGCAAAAGATGTGGCGACTAAAGGTGGGAATCAAACATTGTTTGTGGGCAGCATTGATAATATTCGAGATCAATATGCCACTATCGCACAAGAAGGGGATCTGATTGTGATGATGGGCGCTGGCAATATTGGCGGCATTGCTGCAAACTTTTATAAAGGGGGCGCTCTTTAG
- a CDS encoding D-alanine--D-alanine ligase, translating to MNNKYHSLVKRIEDPALFGKVAVIYGGNSSEREVSLWSGEAVLKALQAQGIDAYGVDTQSVELLSYLKEAQFDRVFIVLHGRGGEDGVLQGALEYLQIPYTGSGVLASSVGMDKLKTKQIWKALNLPVLESYLLEDLETVERLKDELTYPLAVKPAEEGSSIGVSRVDRVEDLVSAWQAAGGFNSAVFAENWIVGKGEYTCGLLNGTALPLIRMETDLAFYDYEAKYLRDDTRYYCPAGLPDEDETRFRSLCEAAFKALGARGWGRIDLVVDQENNPWLLEINTVPGMTSHSLVPMAAKEAGISFEKLCWLILEETFPV from the coding sequence ATGAATAATAAATATCATAGTTTAGTAAAACGTATTGAAGATCCAGCGCTTTTTGGTAAAGTAGCGGTGATCTATGGTGGGAATTCTTCAGAGCGAGAAGTCTCTCTCTGGTCGGGAGAAGCTGTATTAAAGGCGCTTCAAGCTCAAGGTATTGATGCATATGGTGTCGATACGCAATCTGTTGAGCTTTTGAGTTATTTAAAAGAAGCACAATTTGATCGCGTTTTTATCGTGCTTCATGGGCGAGGTGGAGAAGATGGGGTGTTACAAGGTGCGCTTGAGTATCTACAGATTCCTTATACCGGTAGTGGTGTTTTAGCCTCTAGCGTTGGTATGGATAAGCTAAAAACGAAGCAAATTTGGAAAGCGTTAAACCTTCCTGTTTTAGAGTCTTATCTGTTGGAAGATCTTGAGACTGTTGAGCGATTAAAAGACGAGTTGACTTATCCGTTAGCCGTTAAACCCGCTGAAGAGGGCTCAAGTATTGGTGTGAGTCGAGTTGATCGTGTTGAGGATTTAGTGAGTGCTTGGCAGGCAGCCGGGGGGTTTAATTCAGCGGTATTTGCTGAAAACTGGATTGTAGGTAAGGGAGAGTATACTTGCGGTCTATTAAATGGAACAGCGCTTCCCTTGATTCGTATGGAGACGGATCTCGCTTTCTACGATTATGAGGCGAAATATCTGCGCGATGATACACGTTATTACTGTCCTGCGGGATTGCCTGATGAAGATGAAACACGTTTTAGATCCCTGTGCGAAGCTGCATTTAAAGCATTAGGTGCGCGTGGGTGGGGGAGAATTGATCTCGTGGTTGATCAGGAGAATAATCCTTGGTTATTAGAGATCAATACAGTACCTGGTATGACAAGTCATTCTTTAGTGCCTATGGCAGCAAAAGAGGCCGGCATCTCCTTTGAAAAGCTCTGTTGGCTTATTTTAGAAGAGACATTTCCGGTATAG
- a CDS encoding cell division protein FtsQ/DivIB yields the protein MKQLLLYSSNQRVKGKSRRYQQGVVPRKEFSWKRFWEVFFRIIRGFILVALLILIVTGPYYGWQYLKRSTVLFTIDKVMVYGDIHYLSHDRVNELVKDAVGQNLVGLNINEYQNQILSEPWVKSVDLKRQWFHELEVYLTEQKPVAIWNNSEMLNSEGEIFSPSDIPEYDWVYLTGSDENAKEILQVYQKIVPQLAAHGFKVKEIILDEQESWSILLDGNLLLIMGTEALDERLARFLRQLPDQNVLDAISHIDFRYKNGFSVKWKQ from the coding sequence TTGAAACAGTTATTGTTATATTCATCAAATCAACGAGTAAAAGGAAAATCACGACGCTATCAACAAGGCGTGGTACCACGGAAAGAGTTTAGCTGGAAGCGGTTTTGGGAAGTGTTTTTCCGAATTATTCGAGGATTTATTTTAGTAGCGCTACTGATTTTGATCGTAACGGGTCCTTACTATGGATGGCAATATTTGAAGAGAAGTACCGTATTGTTCACCATTGATAAAGTTATGGTTTATGGCGATATTCATTATTTGTCTCATGATCGAGTGAATGAACTGGTCAAAGATGCGGTTGGACAAAATTTAGTGGGCTTAAATATTAATGAATATCAAAACCAGATCTTGAGTGAACCTTGGGTAAAATCAGTAGATTTAAAACGACAATGGTTTCATGAATTAGAGGTCTATCTAACAGAACAGAAACCTGTGGCTATCTGGAATAATAGTGAGATGCTCAATAGCGAAGGGGAGATTTTTTCGCCAAGTGATATTCCCGAATATGACTGGGTCTATCTAACGGGATCTGATGAGAATGCTAAAGAGATCTTGCAGGTTTATCAGAAGATTGTACCGCAATTAGCTGCTCATGGTTTTAAGGTGAAAGAGATTATTTTAGATGAACAAGAATCTTGGAGCATCTTGCTAGATGGCAATTTGTTGCTTATTATGGGAACGGAAGCATTAGATGAACGATTAGCTCGTTTTTTACGCCAATTACCAGATCAAAATGTTTTAGATGCAATATCGCACATTGATTTTCGTTATAAAAATGGATTTTCGGTAAAATGGAAGCAATAA